In one window of Zhongshania aliphaticivorans DNA:
- a CDS encoding ABC transporter ATP-binding protein, whose product MLVSIQDLSVVYGDATSPVLEIPQWSLQAGERVFIHGPSGAGKSTLLNMLAGILLPNSGTITILDKPINKLSGRKRDKWRAQHIGVVFQQFNLIPYLSAIENIKLAAYFGGSRNTTQRATELLISLKIDKQLHQQATARLSIGQQQRVAIARALINQPELLIVDEPTSALDEYNRDVFMSLLLEQVNQHRTALIFVSHDLALAKMFSRVEAISDINKVGEQV is encoded by the coding sequence TTGCTTGTATCAATTCAAGATCTAAGTGTGGTTTACGGCGATGCCACAAGCCCAGTACTGGAAATCCCCCAGTGGTCTCTGCAAGCCGGCGAACGGGTTTTCATTCATGGCCCCTCTGGCGCAGGAAAGTCCACACTTTTAAATATGCTTGCGGGTATTTTGCTACCAAACTCTGGCACTATTACGATCTTGGACAAGCCAATTAATAAGCTCAGTGGTCGGAAGCGCGATAAATGGCGAGCCCAGCATATCGGCGTGGTATTTCAACAATTTAACTTAATTCCCTATCTTAGCGCCATTGAGAATATAAAACTCGCCGCCTATTTTGGCGGAAGCCGCAACACCACCCAGCGCGCCACTGAACTACTGATCTCGCTTAAAATTGATAAGCAACTACATCAACAAGCAACCGCGCGCCTCAGTATTGGCCAACAACAGCGAGTCGCCATAGCGCGTGCTCTAATCAACCAACCAGAACTGCTTATTGTTGACGAGCCAACGTCGGCATTAGACGAGTATAACCGTGATGTATTTATGTCATTACTCTTAGAACAAGTGAATCAGCACCGCACCGCGCTTATTTTTGTCAGTCATGACCTAGCTTTGGCAAAGATGTTTTCTAGGGTCGAAGCCATATCAGACATCAATAAAGTCGGGGAGCAAGTTTAA
- the guaB gene encoding IMP dehydrogenase, giving the protein MLRIAQEALTFDDVLLLPGYSDVTAKDVTLKTQLTRNISLNIPLVSAAMDTVTESRLAIAIAQEGGIGIIHKSMTIKQQAQEVRAVKKHESGIVKDPITIEASAPLSELFELRRRHKISGVPVLDKGNLVGIVTSRDVRFQEELDVPVSSMMTPKEKLVTVKEGVDMSVARELLHRHRIEKVLVVNDDFELTGMITVKDMNNAQTYPLACKDSSGQLRVGASVGTSADTDDRVAALVAAGVDVLVVDTAHGHSLNVLNRVRWIKETYPQVDVIGGNIATGAAALALVEAGADAVKVGIGPGSICTTRIVTGVGVPQISAIANVAEALKATNVPLIADGGIRYSGDLSKAVVAGASAVMMGSMFAGTEEAPGEVELFQGRTYKSYRGMGSLGAMTKTQGSSDRYFQNAEDGAEKLVPEGIEGRVAYKGSLSAIVHQLMGGLRSAMGYTGSIDMKTMRTMPEFVRVTSAGMNESHVHDVSITKEAPNYPT; this is encoded by the coding sequence ATGCTACGTATTGCCCAAGAAGCCCTCACATTTGATGATGTTCTTCTGCTTCCTGGTTACTCCGACGTAACCGCCAAAGATGTTACTCTTAAGACCCAGCTTACCCGTAATATTTCTTTAAATATTCCACTGGTTTCAGCCGCTATGGATACGGTTACTGAAAGCCGGCTTGCGATTGCTATTGCCCAAGAGGGTGGCATCGGGATCATTCATAAAAGCATGACCATTAAGCAGCAGGCTCAAGAAGTTCGCGCTGTTAAGAAGCATGAAAGCGGCATTGTAAAAGATCCGATTACCATTGAAGCAAGCGCTCCTTTAAGTGAGTTGTTTGAGCTTCGTCGTCGCCACAAAATATCTGGCGTTCCCGTTTTAGATAAGGGTAATTTGGTCGGTATTGTCACCAGCCGTGATGTGCGTTTTCAGGAAGAGTTAGACGTTCCTGTATCCAGTATGATGACGCCCAAAGAAAAGTTAGTCACCGTGAAAGAAGGTGTTGATATGAGTGTGGCGCGCGAGCTGCTGCACCGTCATCGCATTGAAAAAGTACTGGTCGTTAATGATGACTTTGAACTTACGGGAATGATTACCGTAAAAGACATGAACAATGCACAAACCTACCCCTTAGCCTGTAAGGATAGTTCGGGTCAGCTACGGGTAGGTGCCTCGGTTGGTACTAGTGCTGATACCGATGACCGTGTTGCCGCCTTGGTTGCAGCTGGCGTTGACGTGTTGGTTGTAGATACCGCGCATGGCCATTCATTAAATGTATTAAATCGGGTGCGTTGGATAAAAGAAACATACCCTCAAGTCGATGTGATTGGTGGCAATATCGCGACAGGCGCAGCCGCTCTTGCGTTGGTTGAAGCTGGGGCAGATGCGGTTAAAGTGGGTATTGGCCCAGGCTCTATCTGTACTACACGTATTGTTACTGGGGTGGGTGTGCCGCAGATCAGTGCTATTGCCAATGTGGCCGAAGCACTTAAAGCGACTAATGTTCCTCTTATTGCGGATGGCGGTATTCGTTATTCTGGTGACTTATCTAAAGCCGTCGTGGCTGGCGCTAGCGCTGTGATGATGGGGTCGATGTTTGCCGGAACGGAAGAAGCGCCTGGCGAAGTGGAATTATTCCAAGGCCGTACTTATAAGTCGTATCGCGGCATGGGGTCTCTTGGTGCGATGACTAAAACCCAGGGGTCAAGTGATCGCTATTTTCAAAATGCCGAAGATGGAGCTGAGAAATTAGTCCCCGAAGGTATTGAGGGCCGCGTTGCTTATAAAGGCTCACTTTCTGCCATTGTGCATCAATTAATGGGTGGCTTGCGTTCGGCAATGGGGTATACCGGAAGTATCGATATGAAGACGATGCGCACGATGCCTGAATTTGTTCGCGTTACCTCTGCGGGTATGAATGAAAGTCACGTTCACGACGTAAGTATCACAAAAGAAGCGCCAAATTACCCAACCTAG
- a CDS encoding DUF3299 domain-containing protein translates to MAHRCWYCLKRYIVPFALILMSVYSVQGQAEGVQKSESYLDIEWTDLMPKDDLDAILNPPEYLDDIVDGSVEDQLSELGQLSLPEADDSRYQQALVSSRVVEEFDGKAIRLPGFIVPLAFGSSQQEVTRFFLVPYFGACIHVPPPPPNQIIYAEFDKGFKLESLYDPFFLSGVLSTTMVEHETATAAYVIKVEKIEPYSE, encoded by the coding sequence TTGGCACATCGTTGTTGGTATTGTTTAAAGCGATATATTGTTCCCTTTGCTTTAATTTTAATGAGTGTTTACTCCGTGCAGGGTCAGGCAGAAGGCGTTCAAAAGTCCGAATCCTATCTTGATATTGAGTGGACAGATTTGATGCCCAAAGACGACCTTGACGCTATTCTAAATCCACCAGAGTATCTAGATGATATTGTCGATGGCTCCGTTGAAGATCAGCTCAGTGAGCTGGGCCAACTGTCGCTACCGGAGGCCGATGATAGCCGTTATCAGCAGGCCTTGGTGTCGAGCCGAGTTGTAGAGGAGTTTGATGGAAAAGCCATACGGCTTCCTGGTTTTATTGTGCCACTGGCGTTTGGTAGTAGCCAGCAAGAGGTTACTCGTTTTTTTCTAGTGCCGTATTTCGGTGCCTGTATTCATGTGCCACCACCGCCACCTAACCAAATCATCTACGCTGAATTTGATAAAGGCTTTAAATTAGAGTCTTTGTACGACCCATTTTTCCTCTCGGGTGTGCTGAGTACTACCATGGTCGAACACGAGACAGCGACAGCAGCGTATGTCATTAAAGTTGAAAAAATAGAGCCCTATTCAGAATAA
- a CDS encoding cation transporter — MSDCCGTEARNRQERILLWIVLVLNGVMFFVEFIAAWLAHSSGLMADSLDMLADTLVYAVSLYAVGKGLSLKAKAAFLNGSLQMILGIGVFIHIAWRIWEGSTPSTHIMGWIAGLALLVNVSCFALLYRFRSGDVNMRASWICSRNDMLANAGVILAAGLVQYWSSPWPDYVIAVIIAGIVVRSSYGVLVQARASLKQAIEEKAGTASFNQS, encoded by the coding sequence ATGTCTGATTGTTGTGGTACTGAAGCACGAAACCGCCAGGAACGGATTTTACTGTGGATAGTGTTGGTCTTGAATGGCGTGATGTTTTTTGTCGAGTTCATCGCCGCTTGGCTAGCGCATTCCAGTGGTCTCATGGCGGATTCTTTAGATATGTTGGCTGATACCCTTGTGTATGCTGTCAGCCTGTATGCGGTGGGGAAAGGTCTGTCACTAAAGGCTAAGGCCGCCTTTCTCAACGGCAGCTTACAAATGATTCTAGGGATTGGCGTTTTTATTCATATTGCTTGGCGAATCTGGGAGGGAAGTACTCCGAGCACGCATATTATGGGATGGATTGCCGGTTTGGCTCTGCTGGTTAATGTCAGCTGCTTTGCGCTGTTGTATCGTTTCCGTAGCGGCGACGTTAATATGCGGGCAAGCTGGATATGTTCACGCAATGACATGCTTGCCAATGCGGGAGTTATTCTCGCGGCAGGGCTGGTGCAGTATTGGTCTTCGCCTTGGCCGGATTATGTGATCGCTGTGATTATTGCCGGTATTGTGGTGCGTTCGTCTTATGGTGTACTGGTACAGGCGAGGGCTAGTTTAAAGCAGGCAATTGAAGAAAAAGCTGGCACTGCGAGTTTTAATCAAAGTTAA
- a CDS encoding ZrgA family zinc uptake protein: protein MSYWFFVFNTLWVLLLSSPTVTANDEHSEHHEHHESGQAHVHGTAELFVVLEGNQLSIQLHSPAVNLLGFEGHAETTEQQSLLNDVRQSLANTKTLFQFENDLCQLKNHSADFTSVTKKNDHEEHSEHSDIESHYLFHCEQTDKLYSLTTQLTNRFPAIHSLQVQWIVKGRQGAITLDNSQHQVFFR, encoded by the coding sequence ATGTCATACTGGTTTTTCGTCTTTAATACTTTGTGGGTGCTGCTACTAAGCAGCCCTACCGTCACCGCAAATGATGAACATTCAGAGCATCATGAACACCATGAATCTGGTCAAGCTCATGTGCATGGTACTGCCGAATTATTTGTAGTGTTAGAAGGTAATCAACTTAGTATTCAGCTTCACTCCCCAGCGGTAAATCTGCTGGGGTTTGAGGGGCACGCTGAAACCACGGAACAGCAATCATTACTAAATGATGTACGCCAATCTCTTGCAAATACAAAGACACTATTTCAATTTGAAAATGATTTATGTCAGCTGAAAAACCATTCGGCTGACTTTACTTCAGTGACCAAAAAAAATGATCACGAAGAACACAGTGAACACAGTGATATAGAGTCTCACTACCTCTTCCATTGTGAGCAAACTGATAAGTTATATTCACTGACTACCCAGCTTACCAACCGTTTCCCAGCCATCCATTCACTGCAGGTTCAGTGGATAGTAAAAGGCCGACAAGGAGCGATCACACTAGACAATAGTCAGCATCAGGTTTTCTTTAGGTAA
- a CDS encoding MerR family transcriptional regulator: protein MKINELAEHTGLASKTIRYYEDIGLLPEARRSANGYRDYSEADIERIVFIRRCRELQIPLSELKLLVRLQMDKQAPCAEINQTIQNQLEKIRSTIQELEKLEESLNELAQSCRNETVSECQIVRKLSDYDQQSKLIG from the coding sequence ATGAAAATAAATGAACTAGCAGAACACACTGGGCTGGCCAGCAAAACTATACGCTACTACGAAGACATCGGCCTATTGCCCGAAGCCCGCCGGAGTGCCAACGGCTACCGCGATTACAGCGAGGCAGATATAGAGCGAATCGTGTTTATTCGTCGATGCCGCGAATTACAGATTCCACTGAGTGAACTCAAACTCCTCGTCCGCCTACAGATGGATAAGCAAGCCCCCTGTGCTGAAATAAATCAGACCATCCAAAATCAACTAGAAAAAATTCGCAGTACAATTCAAGAATTGGAAAAACTAGAAGAAAGCTTAAATGAACTGGCACAAAGCTGCCGTAACGAGACCGTATCTGAGTGCCAGATAGTCCGCAAACTCAGCGACTATGATCAACAATCCAAACTTATTGGCTGA
- a CDS encoding Fur family transcriptional regulator, which translates to MSDIKQILDHAEASCRKNGVKFTQKRRRVLTGLLTSQKAQSAYELVDYMREEFGETLPPTTMYRILNFLASENLAHKLHIANKYVACSHISCGHTHEIPQFLICDNCNNVKEIGIKKTFINTLKNNVEEADYFLKSPQIELHCLCKDCATIAA; encoded by the coding sequence ATGAGTGATATTAAGCAAATCCTCGATCACGCTGAAGCCAGTTGCCGCAAAAATGGCGTAAAGTTCACCCAAAAGCGCAGACGTGTCTTGACCGGTTTACTCACCTCTCAGAAAGCTCAGTCTGCTTATGAACTTGTTGATTACATGCGTGAAGAGTTTGGCGAAACGCTGCCGCCAACAACCATGTATCGAATACTGAATTTTCTCGCCAGTGAAAACTTGGCGCATAAGCTTCATATTGCAAACAAATATGTTGCCTGCTCTCACATTAGCTGCGGCCATACTCACGAAATCCCTCAGTTTCTCATCTGTGATAATTGTAACAATGTGAAAGAAATTGGTATTAAAAAAACATTCATTAACACCTTAAAAAACAATGTGGAAGAAGCGGATTATTTCCTCAAAAGCCCACAAATCGAATTGCATTGCTTATGTAAGGATTGCGCCACAATCGCAGCCTAG
- a CDS encoding ABC transporter permease has protein sequence MFLRLAISSLKNRKGSALLTLLAITVSIFVLLGVEQIRQQAKSSFNNTVSGIDLIVGARTGDINLLLYSVFRIGSASNTISWQSYQNIASNPSIAWTIPISLGDSHQGYSVMGTTGDYFSYFRYGQDKPLAIKQGEIFTGVFDVVLGSDVARELNYQLGDTLILAHGLGRTSFNQHTDNPFKVVGILEPTGTPVDQTLHVHLAGIDAIHSKGQSRVTTASSNGTSQDINAAHSNPEAISAFMVGLKSRMATFQLQRQINTYKYEPLRAILPGVTLSQLWQLMATVEHTLRLISALILLASLLGLAAMLLASIRERKEEIAVMRAIGASPWFILALIEAEAALITFGAMLLAIMLLSFATVVSGNFLAERFSVFIDLNLFTMQSASYLLAVLTAALVTGLIPGVIAYRRALHEQLA, from the coding sequence ATGTTTTTACGCCTCGCAATCTCCAGCCTCAAAAACCGCAAGGGCTCTGCCCTGCTTACCCTATTAGCGATCACAGTGAGTATTTTTGTTTTACTAGGTGTTGAGCAAATTCGCCAACAAGCCAAAAGTAGTTTCAACAACACGGTCTCTGGTATTGATCTTATCGTCGGCGCCCGTACCGGCGATATAAATTTACTACTTTATTCAGTGTTCCGTATCGGCAGTGCCAGCAATACCATTTCTTGGCAAAGCTATCAAAACATTGCCTCAAATCCGAGTATTGCGTGGACAATTCCCATTTCACTGGGGGACTCTCACCAAGGCTACTCTGTCATGGGGACCACAGGCGACTATTTCAGCTATTTCCGTTATGGACAAGACAAGCCACTGGCAATCAAACAAGGCGAGATATTCACTGGTGTTTTTGATGTGGTACTGGGCAGTGATGTAGCGCGCGAACTGAACTATCAATTAGGGGATACATTAATACTCGCCCACGGTTTAGGCCGTACCAGCTTTAACCAACACACTGACAATCCGTTTAAAGTGGTAGGAATTCTTGAGCCCACCGGCACACCGGTCGATCAAACCCTGCATGTTCACCTAGCAGGTATTGACGCAATCCATAGCAAAGGCCAAAGCCGTGTAACGACAGCAAGTTCGAACGGTACAAGTCAAGACATCAATGCCGCGCACAGCAACCCTGAGGCGATTTCGGCGTTTATGGTGGGACTAAAGTCCAGAATGGCGACCTTTCAACTCCAACGCCAAATAAACACTTACAAATATGAGCCACTACGCGCCATTCTGCCAGGGGTGACGCTAAGCCAACTTTGGCAGCTAATGGCAACAGTAGAACACACCTTACGACTGATTTCGGCGCTTATACTCTTAGCCTCACTGCTGGGCTTGGCGGCTATGTTGCTGGCCTCAATACGCGAACGCAAAGAAGAAATTGCCGTAATGCGAGCCATTGGCGCATCACCATGGTTCATTCTAGCGTTGATTGAAGCCGAGGCGGCTTTAATAACCTTTGGCGCGATGCTCTTGGCCATCATGTTGTTAAGCTTTGCCACTGTGGTATCGGGGAATTTTCTTGCTGAGCGATTTAGTGTATTTATCGATCTAAATCTCTTCACTATGCAATCAGCAAGCTACCTACTCGCTGTTCTCACCGCCGCTTTAGTGACCGGCCTTATTCCGGGTGTCATCGCTTATCGCCGCGCTTTACATGAGCAGTTAGCTTAA
- the guaA gene encoding glutamine-hydrolyzing GMP synthase: MPDIHAHRILILDFGSQYTQLIARRIREIGVYCEIRAFDISDEDINEFNPSGFILAGGPESVTEAGSPRASQLVFELGVPVLGICYGMQTMAEQMGGKVEGSPVHEFGYAQIKLEAAGSLTADIADHIDSSDGKALLDVWMSHGDKVIRLPEGFEVLASTPSCPIAAMQCEAKKFYGVQFHPEVTHTLQGQRIFEHFVLKLCGCEALWTPANIVEDAIVKVRAQVGKQKVLLGLSGGVDSSVVAALLHKAIGDQLTCVFVDNGLLRKNEGDQVMEMFAKNMGVKVIRADAEEAFLSKLLGESDPEKKRKIIGNTFIEVFDQEATKLKDVNFLAQGTIYPDVIESAAAKTGKAHVIKSHHNVGGLPDDMAMDLVEPLRELFKDEVRRIGLELGLPYDMVYRHPFPGPGLGVRILGEVKKEYADVLREADAIFLEELHKAGWYHKTSQAFAVFLPVKSVGVVGDARRYEYVIALRAVETIDFMTARWAHLPYELLETVSNRIINEIKQVSRVAYDVSSKPPATIEWE, translated from the coding sequence ATGCCTGATATACATGCCCACCGAATTTTGATTCTTGATTTTGGTTCACAATACACGCAGCTAATTGCACGCCGTATTCGTGAAATTGGAGTCTATTGTGAAATTCGTGCCTTCGATATCAGCGATGAGGATATTAATGAATTTAATCCTTCTGGGTTTATTCTCGCGGGTGGTCCTGAATCAGTAACCGAAGCTGGATCACCGCGAGCGTCACAATTGGTGTTTGAACTCGGTGTGCCAGTGTTGGGAATTTGCTACGGCATGCAGACCATGGCCGAGCAAATGGGCGGCAAAGTAGAGGGCTCACCGGTTCACGAGTTTGGCTACGCGCAAATTAAATTAGAAGCGGCTGGTAGCCTTACCGCAGACATTGCTGATCACATTGATAGCAGTGACGGTAAGGCGCTACTCGACGTCTGGATGAGCCACGGCGACAAGGTTATTCGTCTTCCTGAAGGCTTCGAAGTATTGGCCTCGACACCTTCTTGCCCGATTGCTGCCATGCAATGTGAGGCCAAGAAATTCTACGGCGTGCAATTTCACCCCGAGGTGACTCACACCCTGCAAGGTCAGCGCATTTTTGAACATTTTGTCTTGAAACTCTGCGGCTGCGAGGCCCTGTGGACGCCGGCTAATATAGTTGAAGACGCTATCGTTAAAGTGCGCGCCCAAGTGGGTAAGCAAAAAGTATTGCTGGGGCTTTCTGGTGGTGTAGACAGCTCGGTCGTTGCTGCATTGCTACACAAGGCCATTGGCGATCAGCTGACCTGCGTGTTTGTCGACAACGGTCTACTTCGTAAAAACGAAGGCGATCAGGTCATGGAAATGTTTGCCAAGAATATGGGGGTTAAAGTCATTCGCGCGGACGCGGAAGAGGCCTTTTTAAGTAAATTACTTGGCGAGTCAGATCCAGAGAAAAAACGCAAAATTATCGGTAATACCTTTATCGAAGTATTTGACCAAGAGGCGACCAAGCTTAAAGACGTTAACTTTTTGGCGCAGGGGACTATTTACCCTGATGTCATTGAGTCGGCGGCGGCAAAAACCGGTAAGGCCCATGTGATTAAATCCCACCATAACGTCGGCGGTTTACCGGATGATATGGCCATGGATTTGGTAGAGCCTTTGCGCGAGTTGTTTAAAGACGAAGTGCGCCGCATTGGTCTTGAGTTAGGACTGCCCTACGATATGGTTTACCGCCACCCGTTTCCAGGCCCCGGTTTGGGTGTGCGAATTTTGGGCGAGGTGAAAAAAGAATACGCCGATGTACTCAGAGAAGCCGACGCTATCTTTTTGGAAGAGTTGCACAAAGCTGGCTGGTATCACAAAACCAGCCAGGCTTTCGCCGTATTCCTTCCTGTTAAATCAGTTGGCGTCGTTGGTGATGCCCGCCGTTACGAATACGTCATTGCATTGCGCGCGGTAGAGACCATCGACTTTATGACCGCACGCTGGGCGCATTTGCCTTACGAACTGTTAGAAACGGTTTCAAATCGTATTATCAATGAAATCAAGCAAGTTTCCCGCGTGGCCTATGATGTTAGCAGCAAGCCGCCTGCCACCATTGAGTGGGAATAA
- a CDS encoding class I SAM-dependent methyltransferase, whose translation MNTQQDKVTAHFENVAPNYDEQWKKMAPLHHALHVFINASLSKLSNNANVLCVGPGTGSEIINLAQTNPSWTFTAVEPSSAMLTICRQRLTKLGLENRCSFHNGYLDSLETTTKFDAACSILVSHFILNKDTRIQFFSEIANRLNPAGLLVSADLATDLSSEHGQSLLETWLHMLKTGDVISEENIEQLRAHYRDDIALLPAEDVANIIAAGNFKIPIQFFQAGLLHAWYAEKHPA comes from the coding sequence ATGAATACACAACAAGATAAAGTAACTGCGCATTTTGAAAACGTGGCGCCAAACTATGATGAGCAATGGAAAAAAATGGCGCCGCTTCACCACGCCCTCCATGTATTCATTAACGCAAGCCTTAGCAAGTTAAGCAACAATGCCAATGTTCTGTGTGTTGGCCCAGGCACTGGCTCAGAAATAATCAACTTAGCGCAAACCAATCCCAGTTGGACATTTACCGCAGTTGAGCCGTCATCAGCCATGCTAACTATCTGTCGCCAGCGGCTCACAAAACTCGGACTAGAGAACCGCTGTTCCTTCCATAACGGCTATCTTGACAGCTTAGAAACAACGACAAAATTTGATGCAGCGTGCTCAATATTAGTCTCACATTTTATTCTTAATAAGGACACACGAATTCAGTTTTTTTCGGAGATTGCCAACCGCCTCAACCCAGCTGGTCTTTTGGTAAGTGCAGACCTTGCTACCGATTTAAGCTCTGAACATGGCCAATCTCTGCTAGAAACCTGGTTACACATGCTTAAAACCGGTGACGTCATTAGCGAAGAAAACATAGAACAACTTCGAGCACACTATCGTGATGACATTGCACTGCTACCAGCAGAGGACGTTGCTAATATCATTGCCGCCGGCAATTTTAAAATCCCCATACAATTTTTTCAGGCTGGATTACTCCACGCTTGGTATGCAGAAAAACATCCCGCATAG
- a CDS encoding MerC domain-containing protein — protein MNSLSSHIDKAAISLSVLCGIHCLILPVALVILPVLTTNIVADQHFHQWLLLAVLPTSLIALTMGCRQHLKMSVMVIGILGLTILSFTAFWGHDLFGETGEKIASLFGALLITIGHIRNHNLCNSLRCHCNSQHSAK, from the coding sequence GTGAACAGCCTATCTTCCCACATAGACAAAGCCGCGATTAGCCTGTCTGTCCTTTGCGGCATACACTGCCTAATCCTACCCGTCGCGCTTGTCATTCTACCGGTACTAACCACCAATATTGTTGCCGACCAACACTTCCATCAGTGGCTTTTATTGGCCGTACTGCCTACAAGTTTAATTGCCTTAACAATGGGTTGCCGCCAGCATCTAAAAATGAGCGTTATGGTTATCGGAATATTAGGGCTCACCATACTCAGCTTCACTGCTTTTTGGGGGCACGACTTGTTTGGTGAGACGGGTGAAAAAATCGCGTCATTATTCGGTGCGCTGCTCATTACCATCGGACATATTCGCAACCATAACTTATGCAACAGCCTTCGCTGTCACTGCAACAGCCAACACAGTGCAAAATGA
- a CDS encoding CobW family GTP-binding protein: MSKLIAIPTNVITGFLGVGKTTAILHLLKQKPDNERWAVLVNEFGEVGIDGSVFSGQETEGQGVFIREVPGGCMCCAAGLPMQIALNMLLSRAKPHRLLIEPTGLGHPKEVLAVLAAEHYKEVLDLRATITLVDARKVHDPRYTEHSTFKQQLAIADIIVANKAEQYQVEDFPALLDYLDKIMNLDNKSVYQVSQGQMDIDWLLTSAEQHTHPRHHHEHDTGASVLETPQMTEEGYLSIDNTGEGFYSRGWIFNPQWVFSAASLYKLFLGIDAERIKGVFITDQGIVTYNKADGVLSEAELDDSLDSRIECISIEKSALDQLEKDLFDCVVSP, translated from the coding sequence ATGTCTAAATTAATAGCCATTCCAACCAATGTCATCACTGGTTTTCTTGGCGTCGGAAAAACGACCGCCATCCTACATTTACTAAAGCAAAAACCCGACAATGAACGCTGGGCAGTTTTGGTGAATGAGTTTGGCGAAGTTGGCATCGACGGCAGTGTTTTCAGTGGACAAGAAACTGAGGGGCAAGGCGTATTTATCCGTGAAGTACCCGGCGGATGCATGTGTTGTGCGGCCGGTTTGCCAATGCAAATTGCGTTAAATATGTTGCTCAGCCGTGCCAAGCCACACCGATTACTGATTGAGCCCACCGGACTTGGGCACCCGAAAGAGGTACTTGCTGTATTGGCAGCGGAACACTACAAAGAAGTCCTTGATCTGCGAGCCACCATCACCTTGGTTGACGCCAGAAAGGTCCATGACCCGCGTTACACTGAGCATTCAACCTTCAAACAACAATTGGCTATTGCCGATATTATTGTTGCCAACAAAGCCGAGCAATATCAAGTCGAAGATTTTCCTGCATTATTAGACTATCTCGATAAAATAATGAACCTCGACAATAAATCCGTCTACCAGGTGAGCCAGGGGCAAATGGATATTGACTGGCTACTAACGTCAGCCGAACAACATACCCACCCCCGCCATCACCACGAGCATGACACTGGAGCCTCGGTATTAGAAACGCCGCAAATGACGGAAGAAGGTTACCTTAGCATCGACAATACTGGTGAGGGGTTTTACAGCCGCGGCTGGATCTTTAACCCCCAATGGGTATTTAGCGCTGCTAGCCTCTACAAACTATTTCTAGGCATTGATGCGGAGCGCATCAAAGGCGTCTTTATCACTGATCAAGGCATAGTTACGTACAATAAAGCCGATGGTGTTCTAAGCGAAGCCGAACTCGATGATAGCTTGGATAGCCGTATCGAATGCATCAGCATTGAAAAAAGCGCACTTGATCAACTCGAAAAAGACCTCTTTGACTGCGTTGTTTCACCTTAG